One Clupea harengus unplaced genomic scaffold, Ch_v2.0.2, whole genome shotgun sequence DNA window includes the following coding sequences:
- the LOC122131894 gene encoding TGF-beta-activated kinase 1 and MAP3K7-binding protein 3-like translates to MAQGGPELDYHILQDLKLRFPEIPEAVVIQCLLQNNNNLDVCCHLLAKESNRYLYEDYHSPDEVRLNRNHMLHISLGCPPSEGNKTSSPGRHLVHSTSDSHIEPPRGGFPEPLSAPAMAPSPGYNPFFMNDQGRSASTPTPPPMQGMSPTYNPIPRYTMNPITVTLSQNLPNAPQALQIPTSYNSSNNNALYIRPSPSQSPQPAPWPSSGVPVYQPNPYQAPSYPSHPSPYSSPQHQLPQTSHVFLPISPPNLQNMPYQQPQQPTMSYRPYLSKSSLKNQIEITLEGPRPRSNSPVHNPQGPSYYMATSPSPGSPSRAISMTGPAGTTFHHGVY, encoded by the exons ATGGCGCAGGGAGGCCCGGAGTTAGACTATCACATCCTGCAGGACCTCAAGCTGCGCTTCCCGGAGATCCCTGAGGCAGTAGTGATCCAGTGCCTTTTGCAG AACAATAACAACCTGGATGTatgctgccacctgctggctAAAGAAAGCAACCGATACCTGTATGAAGATTATCACAGTCCTGATGAGGTGCGCCTGAACAGGAACCACATGCTGCATATCAGCCTGGGCTGCCCCCCATCAGAGGGCAACAAGACCAGCAGCCCAGGTCGCCACCTGGTGCACAGCACCAGTGACAGCCACATCGAGCCTCCAAGAGGTGGATTCCCTGAGCCCCTCTCAGCCCCTGCCATGGCCCCCTCGCCAGGGTACAACCCCTTCTTCATGAATGATCAAGGACGCTCGGCcagcacccccacaccccctcccatGCAGGGCATGTCCCCGACTTACAACCCCATTCCCCGATACACCATGAACCCGATCACGGTCACCCTCTCCCAAAACCTGCCTAACGCCCCGCAGGCTTTGCAGATCCCCACTTCttacaacagcagcaacaacaacgccCTCTACATCcgtccctccccctctcagaGCCCTCAGCCTGCACCCTGGCCCTCATCTGGTGTGCCTGTCTACCAGCCCAACCCGTACCAGGCTCCTTCctacccctcccacccctccccttaTAGCTCACCTCAGCACCAGCTCCCCCAGACGTCACATGTGTTCTTGCCCATAAGCCCTCCGAACCTCCAGAACATGCCCTaccagcagccccagcagcccACCATGTCCTACCGACCCTACCTCTCCAAGAGCTCCCTGAAGAACCAGATTGAGATCACACTGGAAGGGCCGCGGCCACGCAGCAACTCCCCAGTCCACAATCCCCAGGGTCCGTCCTACTACATGGCCACCAGCCCGTCGCCCGGCTCCCCGTCACGGGCCATCAGCATGACGGGTCC
- the zgc:172121 gene encoding homocysteine S-methyltransferase YbgG, with protein MTGKYNEKLFILDGGLSTELEAAGFKIQGDPLWSARLLHTNPKAVVDAHYRFLSSGADVITTATYQASIEGFVQHLSQTPDQAEQLLRSGVQLAKKAVSDFTSDNFPSERKQPLVAGSVGAYGAYLHDGSEYTGAYEAGMSVEELKAWHRPQVHALVAAGADLIAMETIPSFKEAEALVELLREFPDTKAWLSFSCKDAQTISNGKKFSEAVEKACTSKQLVAVGVNCCPPALIKPFLESVGAHRSPDISWIVYPNSGEGWDLVTGWKTSKETQSFAWQAQEWAALGASWIGGCCGVAPADIVELRGQLLGTQR; from the exons ATGACTGGAAAATATAATGAAAAACTCTTCATTTTGGACGGAGGTCTGTCGACAGAACTGGAAGCAGCTGGGTTTAAAATACAG GGCGATCCACTGTGGAGTGCTAGACTCTTGCACACAAACCCTAAGGCTGTCGTGGATGCACATTATAG ATTCCTCAGTAGCGGTGCTGATGTCATCACAACAGCTACATACCAAGCCAGCATAGAAGGGTTTGTGCAACACCTGAGCCAAACTCCTGACCAGGCTGAGCAGCTGCTGAGGTCAGGGGTGCAGCTGGCTAAGAAGGCCGTCAGTGACTTCACATCTGATAACTTTCCATCAG AGCGTAAGCAGCCTTTGGTGGCAGGTTCTGTGGGTGCCTATGGTGCATATCTTCATGATGGGTCTGAATACACTGGAGCCTATGAAGCTGGCATGAGTGTTGAG GAGCTGAAAGCCTGGCACCGACCTCAGGTTCATGCCTTGGTTGCTGCTGGTGCTGATCTTATCGCCATGGAAACTATACCCAGTTTTAAAGAGGCAGAGGCTTTAGTGGAACTGCTGAGAGAGTTTCCGGACACGAAAGCCTGGCTGTCCTTCTCCTGTAAG GATGCACAAACTATTTCAAATGGGAAGAAATTTAGTGAGGCTGTGGAAAAGGCCTGTACATCAAAGCAGCTGGTTGCTGTAGGGGTGAACTGCTGTCCCCCCGCACTGATCAAACCTTTTCTAGAGTCTGTTGGGGCACACAGGAGTCCTGACATCAGCTGGATAGTCTACCCCAACAGTGGAGAGGGCTGGGATCTTGTTACTGG GTGGAAAACCTCAAAGGAGACACAGTCTTTTGCTTGGCAGGCACAGGAGTGGGCAGCTCTGGGTGCCTCTTGGATAG GAGGATGCTGCGGTGTGGCTCCTGCTGATATTGTGGAGCTGAGAGGCCAACTGCTTGGCACACAGCGATAA
- the LOC122131891 gene encoding basic immunoglobulin-like variable motif-containing protein isoform X2, translated as MMQEQSRNTKKFSCKKMKSAEVCRNLPDIPGHASPEEIKQRKVMDLRRWYCISRPQYKTSCGISSLVSVWNFLYSTLGAGSLPPISQEEALHILGYQPPFEEIKFGPFTGNATLMRWFRQINDNFRVRGCSYILYKPHGKHKTAGETAEGALLKLTAGLKDDTMAYIYHCQNHYCCPVGFEATPLKAAKAYRGSLPQNEMEYWILIGEPSRKHPAIHCKKWTDIVTDLNTQNPEYLDIRHTERGIQYRKTKKVGGNLHCIMAFQRVNWQKLGPWALNLENLRYDLHHQGTEQRGQGGAGEASEEKGTARHQGRLGRSNSTGNQKSDTAWKRLSNTAEYRQRSSPDSDLEDID; from the exons ATGATGCAAGAACAAAGCC GCAATACAAAGAAATTCAGCTGTAAAAAGATGAAGTCTGCTGAAGTCTGCAGGAATCTGCCAGACATTCCAGGCCATGCTTCTCCCGAGGAGATCAAACAGAGGAAAGTCATGGACCTGAGGAGATG GTACTGCATAAGCCGACCACAGTACAAAACATCATGTGGGATATCTTCATTAGTTTCCGTTTGGAACTTTTTGTACAGCACATTGGGAGCAGGGAG CCTTCCACCAATTTCCCAGGAAGAGGCTCTGCATATTCTGGGCTACCAGCCACCCTTTGAAGAGATCAAATTTGGCCCTTTCACTGGCAATGCAACTCTAATGCG ATGGTTCAGACAAATCAACGACAATTTCCGTGTTCGGGGATGCTCTTACATCCTGTACAAACCTCACGGGAAACATAAAACTGCTGGAGAGAcag CTGAGGGAGCGTTACTGAAGCTGACCGCGGGACTGAAGGACGACACCATGGCCTACATTTATCACTGTCAGAACCATTACTGCTGCCCCGTGGGGTTTGAAGCTACACCACTAAAAGCAGCCAAGGCCTACAG GGGGTCTCTTCCTCAAAATGAGATGGAGTATTGGATTCTCATTGGGGAACCAAGCAGGAAGCATCCTGCTATTCATTGTAAAAA GTGGACAGATATTGTGACAGATCTGAACACACAGAATCCAGAATATCTTGACATccgccacacagagagaggaatccAGTATCGCAAAACCAAAAAG GTGGGTGGGAACCTGCACTGCATCATGGCATTCCAGCGGGTGAACTGGCAGAAGCTGGGTCCCTGGGCCCTGAATCTGGAGAACCTGCGCTATGACCTCCACCACCAGGGGACAGAACAGCGAGGGCAGGGTGGCGCAGGGGAGGCATCCGAGGAGAAGGGCACAGCCAGACACCAGGGGCGCCTGGGCCGCTCCAACAGCACAGGGAACCAGAAGTCCGACACGGCCTGGAAACGGCTGTCCAACACAGCCGAGTACAGGCAGAGGAGCTCGCCCGACAGTGACCTAGAGGACATCGACTGA
- the LOC122131891 gene encoding basic immunoglobulin-like variable motif-containing protein isoform X1: MPNTAESQEENVSGTSDQAAPVRGPSRDDECSFLSSFTREELRARRASSAELQLPLTCPVTHSREKFYTVCSDFALVNRAAAVYRPPSSPRDVPFNTHDGETTVVTSSTIYLSQGQAGGTSNVPVDEDCDMEVVSSGNTKPVLAWEIDTTDFNAVLTRKTRTSNTKKFSCKKMKSAEVCRNLPDIPGHASPEEIKQRKVMDLRRWYCISRPQYKTSCGISSLVSVWNFLYSTLGAGSLPPISQEEALHILGYQPPFEEIKFGPFTGNATLMRWFRQINDNFRVRGCSYILYKPHGKHKTAGETAEGALLKLTAGLKDDTMAYIYHCQNHYCCPVGFEATPLKAAKAYRGSLPQNEMEYWILIGEPSRKHPAIHCKKWTDIVTDLNTQNPEYLDIRHTERGIQYRKTKKVGGNLHCIMAFQRVNWQKLGPWALNLENLRYDLHHQGTEQRGQGGAGEASEEKGTARHQGRLGRSNSTGNQKSDTAWKRLSNTAEYRQRSSPDSDLEDID; the protein is encoded by the exons ATGCCTAACACTGCAGAAAGCCAAGAGGAAAACGTATCTGGCACGAGCGATCAGGCAGCCCCGGTCCGAGGCCCCAGCCGGGACGATGAGTGCAGCTTCCTGAGCTCTTTCACGCGGGAGGAGTTGCGGGCACGCCGGGCCTCCAGCGCCGAGCTCCAGCTGCCCTTGACTTGCCCCGTCACGCACTCCAGAGAGAAGTTCTACACTGTCTGCTCCGACTTCGCACTGGTCAATCGGGCCGCTGCCGTCTACAGGCCCCCAAGCAGCCCCAGGGATGTGCCCTTCAACACGCATGATGGAGAGACGACCGTTGTGACGTCCAGCACTATATACCTGTCCCAGGGCCAGGCTGGAGGCACCAGCAATGTCCCCGTAGACGAGGACTGTGACATGGAAGTGGTGTCGTCTGGCAATACGAAGCCTGTCCTTGCCTGGGAGATTGACACCACTGACTTTAATGCTGTTTTGACGCGAAAAACGAGGACAA GCAATACAAAGAAATTCAGCTGTAAAAAGATGAAGTCTGCTGAAGTCTGCAGGAATCTGCCAGACATTCCAGGCCATGCTTCTCCCGAGGAGATCAAACAGAGGAAAGTCATGGACCTGAGGAGATG GTACTGCATAAGCCGACCACAGTACAAAACATCATGTGGGATATCTTCATTAGTTTCCGTTTGGAACTTTTTGTACAGCACATTGGGAGCAGGGAG CCTTCCACCAATTTCCCAGGAAGAGGCTCTGCATATTCTGGGCTACCAGCCACCCTTTGAAGAGATCAAATTTGGCCCTTTCACTGGCAATGCAACTCTAATGCG ATGGTTCAGACAAATCAACGACAATTTCCGTGTTCGGGGATGCTCTTACATCCTGTACAAACCTCACGGGAAACATAAAACTGCTGGAGAGAcag CTGAGGGAGCGTTACTGAAGCTGACCGCGGGACTGAAGGACGACACCATGGCCTACATTTATCACTGTCAGAACCATTACTGCTGCCCCGTGGGGTTTGAAGCTACACCACTAAAAGCAGCCAAGGCCTACAG GGGGTCTCTTCCTCAAAATGAGATGGAGTATTGGATTCTCATTGGGGAACCAAGCAGGAAGCATCCTGCTATTCATTGTAAAAA GTGGACAGATATTGTGACAGATCTGAACACACAGAATCCAGAATATCTTGACATccgccacacagagagaggaatccAGTATCGCAAAACCAAAAAG GTGGGTGGGAACCTGCACTGCATCATGGCATTCCAGCGGGTGAACTGGCAGAAGCTGGGTCCCTGGGCCCTGAATCTGGAGAACCTGCGCTATGACCTCCACCACCAGGGGACAGAACAGCGAGGGCAGGGTGGCGCAGGGGAGGCATCCGAGGAGAAGGGCACAGCCAGACACCAGGGGCGCCTGGGCCGCTCCAACAGCACAGGGAACCAGAAGTCCGACACGGCCTGGAAACGGCTGTCCAACACAGCCGAGTACAGGCAGAGGAGCTCGCCCGACAGTGACCTAGAGGACATCGACTGA